In Turicibacter sanguinis, a genomic segment contains:
- a CDS encoding copper homeostasis protein CutC: MLEIIAMTLEDAKTIEECGADRIELVSALTEGGLTPSYAIIESVVKSVKIPVNVMVRHHAKSFNYSNEEVDLMIRDIEIIKSLGANGIVLGLLDGQNQIEEQQLKQLLNVCNGLEVTFHKAIDETNVLESVQTLSKYPQITNILTAGGLNHITKNGDVIKQMIAKSGHINVLLGGGLTLDNFNLIKTETGATDFHFGTAVRINKSPFGEIDKQELLRLVNLAKK, translated from the coding sequence ATGCTAGAAATTATTGCAATGACATTAGAAGATGCAAAAACAATTGAAGAATGTGGAGCTGATCGAATTGAACTAGTTAGTGCCTTAACAGAAGGGGGATTGACGCCAAGCTACGCTATTATTGAGAGTGTTGTGAAAAGTGTGAAAATTCCAGTCAATGTCATGGTTAGGCATCATGCTAAAAGTTTTAATTATAGTAATGAGGAAGTAGATTTAATGATTCGGGATATCGAAATCATTAAATCATTGGGCGCAAATGGGATTGTTCTTGGACTATTAGATGGTCAAAATCAGATTGAGGAACAACAACTTAAACAACTTTTAAATGTTTGTAATGGATTAGAAGTTACGTTTCATAAAGCCATAGATGAAACAAATGTACTTGAAAGTGTTCAGACATTATCTAAATATCCACAGATTACAAATATTTTAACGGCAGGGGGACTGAATCATATTACGAAGAATGGCGATGTGATTAAACAAATGATTGCCAAGTCAGGACACATTAACGTTTTATTAGGAGGAGGACTAACTCTTGATAATTTCAATTTGATAAAAACAGAGACAGGGGCTACAGACTTCCACTTTGGAACAGCAGTTAGAATAAACAAATCTCCATTTGGTGAAATTGATAAACAAGAGCTTTTGAGATTAGTTAATTTAGCCAAAAAATAG
- the proC gene encoding pyrroline-5-carboxylate reductase: MKYPVGFIGSGNMAMAMLKGLLKSELILSNDILMSNPSQTKVNRFVEDYKINGTTSNQDVANLCQIVILAVKPYLYPAIIDEIKESIHKETIIVSIAAGPTLQMIEDYFQKSIKVVRTMPNTPAQVGEAMSAIIPNRNVTENELNQVIAIFNSFGKCEVVSEVLIDSVIAVSGSSPAYVYMMIEAMADAAVLQGMPRNLAYEFAAQAVLGAAKMVLETGMHPGGLKDQVCSPGGTTIEAVAKLEQEGFRASIMNAMEACAKKSKKMSK, from the coding sequence ATGAAGTATCCGGTTGGATTTATTGGTAGTGGTAATATGGCGATGGCGATGTTAAAAGGATTATTGAAATCTGAATTAATATTATCAAATGATATTTTGATGTCTAATCCTAGCCAGACAAAAGTTAATCGATTTGTTGAAGATTATAAAATAAATGGGACAACTTCAAACCAAGACGTTGCAAATTTATGTCAAATTGTTATTTTAGCAGTTAAGCCATATTTATATCCCGCTATTATTGATGAAATTAAAGAAAGTATTCATAAAGAAACCATTATTGTGAGTATTGCAGCAGGACCAACACTTCAAATGATTGAGGACTATTTTCAAAAAAGTATTAAGGTAGTTCGTACAATGCCAAACACACCAGCACAAGTCGGTGAAGCGATGTCAGCAATTATACCAAATCGCAATGTTACAGAAAATGAGTTAAATCAAGTGATTGCTATTTTTAATAGTTTTGGAAAATGTGAAGTGGTGTCTGAAGTATTAATTGATTCCGTTATTGCTGTGAGTGGATCATCACCTGCTTATGTTTATATGATGATTGAAGCAATGGCTGATGCTGCTGTTTTACAAGGGATGCCACGAAATCTTGCTTACGAATTTGCTGCACAAGCAGTGCTTGGAGCGGCGAAAATGGTACTAGAAACAGGGATGCATCCAGGGGGATTAAAAGATCAAGTTTGTTCACCAGGTGGCACAACAATTGAGGCAGTTGCTAAATTAGAACAAGAGGGATTTAGAGCAAGTATTATGAATGCTATGGAAGCTTGTGCAAAGAAATCTAAAAAAATGAGTAAATAA
- a CDS encoding helix-turn-helix domain-containing protein has translation MFLTIGEKIRQVRKQYGLKQVAFESFGFSRNYISMLETNKRSLNEEMKQLMYDALDQLTNGLFKENYTYEQFCLTPEQQAEIWLEEHCTLEYGLSDYEIFNEVATKYELFQPLINLNEKIAIHYYTTRDHQRSNEYFLKAISYCNQTDINPAKYYNLVGVNFNQLGQYKDAIAQYKIASYFLSEETGSLKYKNLYDMSTSYLYDGDCEQSLIYIDEIMNQNEDIMAKGSSYLLKGMILQKQNKDEEAKKILLEFIENPFCPPILGHAYHNLAYLEYNNGFYEEAKSIFNEIKRDIFTSAHMDQKEDFITWGLQMYLDLKDFDSIKSLFEEVKELIKQALAIPSTLLLMEKQLYKTIINESLIKPDKVLQYTSLIKSL, from the coding sequence ATGTTTTTAACAATTGGAGAAAAAATTCGTCAAGTACGTAAACAGTATGGATTAAAACAAGTTGCCTTTGAATCGTTTGGATTTTCACGTAACTATATTAGTATGTTAGAAACAAATAAAAGATCTTTAAATGAAGAAATGAAACAACTCATGTATGATGCATTAGATCAATTAACAAATGGATTGTTTAAAGAGAATTATACGTATGAACAATTTTGTTTAACACCAGAACAACAAGCAGAAATTTGGTTAGAGGAACATTGCACGTTAGAGTACGGTCTAAGTGATTATGAGATATTTAATGAAGTTGCGACAAAATATGAATTATTTCAACCACTTATTAATTTGAATGAGAAAATAGCAATTCATTATTACACTACTCGTGATCATCAGAGATCAAATGAATACTTTTTAAAGGCTATTTCATATTGTAATCAAACGGATATCAACCCAGCTAAATATTATAATTTGGTTGGAGTAAACTTTAATCAGCTGGGGCAGTATAAAGATGCCATTGCACAATATAAGATAGCTAGTTATTTCTTATCAGAAGAGACAGGAAGTCTTAAATATAAAAATTTATATGATATGTCTACTAGTTATTTATATGATGGAGATTGTGAACAAAGCTTAATTTATATTGATGAAATAATGAATCAGAATGAAGATATAATGGCAAAAGGTTCATCATATTTATTAAAAGGGATGATTTTACAAAAACAAAATAAGGATGAAGAGGCCAAAAAAATATTATTAGAGTTCATTGAAAATCCATTTTGTCCTCCAATTTTAGGACATGCTTATCATAATCTAGCCTATTTAGAATACAATAATGGATTTTATGAAGAAGCTAAATCAATTTTTAATGAAATTAAAAGAGATATTTTTACAAGTGCTCATATGGACCAAAAAGAGGATTTTATTACATGGGGACTTCAAATGTATCTTGATTTAAAGGATTTTGATTCAATTAAATCTTTATTTGAAGAAGTAAAAGAGTTAATCAAACAAGCATTAGCTATTCCCTCAACTTTATTGTTGATGGAAAAACAACTTTATAAAACAATTATTAACGAGAGTTTAATTAAACCAGATAAAGTGTTACAGTATACTTCATTAATAAAATCTCTATGA
- a CDS encoding alpha/beta hydrolase has protein sequence MMKAIEFVRDGFVLRGTEHLPNQISSSIPAIILFHGFTANRCEFGFSFVRLAKRLETAGIAVYRFDFMGSGESDGDFSDMSVSTELEDAHAILNYVRSLEYIDSKRIGVLGMSMGGCVASLLAGLRPHDIQSLCLWAPAGFIPDMARNGFLLGKQITEEIKESGYLPWGTLQVGMKFFTQDINLHVYETAQKFEGSVLLVHGDKDLTVPIETSYEYLKYYNNRAQLITITGASHGFETLNYLALLFESTESFFKSQLL, from the coding sequence ATGATGAAAGCTATTGAGTTTGTAAGAGATGGATTTGTTTTACGTGGGACTGAACACCTTCCTAATCAAATAAGTTCTTCTATTCCAGCTATAATTTTATTTCATGGTTTCACAGCTAATCGTTGTGAATTTGGATTTAGCTTCGTAAGATTGGCTAAACGATTAGAGACTGCTGGTATTGCAGTTTATCGCTTTGATTTTATGGGAAGTGGTGAAAGCGACGGTGATTTCTCAGATATGTCTGTAAGTACCGAACTTGAAGATGCCCATGCTATTTTAAATTATGTTCGCTCACTTGAGTATATTGACTCAAAGCGTATTGGTGTTCTTGGAATGAGTATGGGTGGCTGCGTTGCTAGTCTATTAGCAGGACTTCGTCCACATGATATTCAGTCACTTTGCTTATGGGCACCCGCTGGTTTTATTCCTGACATGGCTAGAAATGGATTTTTACTTGGAAAACAAATAACGGAAGAGATAAAGGAATCTGGTTATCTTCCATGGGGAACTCTACAAGTCGGTATGAAATTCTTCACTCAAGATATTAACTTACACGTTTATGAAACGGCACAGAAATTTGAAGGATCTGTTTTATTAGTTCATGGGGATAAAGATTTAACTGTTCCAATCGAGACTTCTTATGAATATTTGAAATACTACAATAATCGAGCACAACTCATTACAATCACCGGTGCAAGTCATGGATTTGAGACTCTTAATTACTTAGCATTATTATTTGAGTCAACAGAATCATTTTTTAAATCGCAATTACTTTAG
- a CDS encoding YfcC family protein has protein sequence MLSLRRARSIETEAGAKKEFKVPHTLVIISFILVIVAVATWILPAGMYERVVNDLGRTVVVDGSFQYIEQSPQGLFSLLQAPLEGIVGASEIIAFLFIVSGAIAIITKTRAIDAGITSAVKSFHGKEMLMIPFIMGLFSLGGAVFGMTEEAIPFIAMLIPLCLALGYDSIMAMAISYVGCIVGFATAMINPFSVGVAQSIANVQAGSGVGFRTLIWAVTTLASILFLMWYGRRIKRNPELSPVYEIDQSRREALKESTEEHIEFTVRHKIILSSILVCLAGIVVGVLKFDFAIPEIAALFLATGIVAGFIGRLSFDDMATSFVSGAKDMIGAAIVVGFARGIVILAQDGQIIDTILYQLSNFIGQLPSLIAGYVMFFVQMFINFFISSGSGQAALTMPIMAPLGELVGITPQTSILIFQFGDGFSNAIFPTSAVLMACLGVAGIPWSKWIKWILPLQVIFGVIAIIFITIAILMGWS, from the coding sequence ATGTTAAGTCTTAGAAGAGCCAGAAGTATTGAAACTGAGGCAGGTGCGAAAAAAGAATTTAAAGTACCACATACGCTAGTTATTATTTCTTTTATCTTAGTCATCGTTGCCGTAGCAACATGGATATTACCAGCTGGGATGTATGAGCGAGTGGTTAATGATTTAGGTCGAACAGTCGTTGTGGATGGATCGTTCCAATACATCGAGCAATCACCGCAAGGATTATTTAGTTTATTACAAGCTCCATTAGAAGGAATTGTAGGAGCTTCAGAAATTATTGCCTTTTTATTTATCGTAAGTGGAGCAATTGCTATTATTACAAAAACACGTGCAATTGATGCTGGAATTACAAGTGCCGTTAAATCGTTCCATGGAAAAGAGATGTTAATGATTCCGTTTATTATGGGATTATTCTCATTAGGTGGCGCAGTTTTTGGAATGACGGAAGAGGCAATTCCATTTATTGCAATGTTGATTCCACTTTGTTTAGCTTTAGGTTATGACAGTATTATGGCGATGGCTATTTCTTATGTTGGATGTATTGTTGGTTTTGCTACAGCAATGATTAATCCATTCTCAGTAGGGGTTGCTCAAAGTATTGCAAATGTTCAAGCTGGATCAGGTGTGGGATTCCGTACTCTAATTTGGGCAGTTACAACTTTAGCATCTATTCTATTCTTAATGTGGTATGGTCGTCGTATCAAACGTAATCCAGAATTAAGTCCCGTTTATGAAATTGATCAGTCACGTCGTGAAGCATTAAAAGAATCAACTGAAGAACATATCGAGTTTACAGTAAGACATAAAATTATTTTATCTTCGATTTTAGTTTGTTTAGCTGGAATTGTCGTTGGAGTACTAAAATTTGATTTTGCTATTCCAGAAATCGCGGCTTTATTCTTAGCTACAGGAATCGTGGCAGGATTTATTGGACGTTTAAGTTTTGATGATATGGCAACATCGTTTGTAAGTGGAGCAAAAGATATGATTGGAGCAGCTATTGTGGTTGGATTTGCTCGTGGAATCGTGATTCTTGCACAAGATGGTCAAATTATTGATACAATTCTTTACCAATTATCAAACTTCATCGGTCAATTACCTTCGTTAATTGCGGGATATGTCATGTTCTTTGTTCAAATGTTTATTAACTTCTTTATTTCATCAGGTTCAGGACAAGCAGCTTTAACAATGCCGATTATGGCGCCACTTGGTGAGTTAGTTGGAATTACACCGCAAACATCAATTTTAATTTTCCAATTTGGTGATGGATTCTCAAATGCGATTTTCCCAACAAGTGCAGTCTTAATGGCTTGTTTAGGGGTAGCAGGTATCCCATGGTCAAAATGGATTAAATGGATTTTACCACTACAAGTTATCTTTGGAGTAATTGCTATTATCTTTATTACAATTGCTATTTTAATGGGTTGGTCATAA